A single Apodemus sylvaticus chromosome 20, mApoSyl1.1, whole genome shotgun sequence DNA region contains:
- the Ccdc105 gene encoding coiled-coil domain-containing protein 105 — protein MPVMLPSTDRGQDSRVGAPEWRQAAKATSRKAHLLTDRCGQEAVTMWQPKDSVLDPNVAHHLGRAAYMEPWRFRVEMLKGGGTLEKPPPGEGVTLWKGKMKPPAWYARLPLPMHRDARAQQTAEVVHAHARGARLTAARLGRAQHQINGQLRLLLRQREATDRRLSEVRKGLLINQQSVKLRGYRPKSEKIPDKADNMLVWEKGELKSMKRKMEKDMEKSEALLKALASCRDTLDFYCQERLQAVGLMNQPLDKVLEQAGRHSWVDITRPPTPRTQGLKTPPPDPVGTYTPACAKALFEAKRLLMESKDILTEMAKNEADIQNQQQQISDRVCNTLAQKMRETLELKERMTMTLGLMRGTIHRCMKFNQEMYVTRGIIKGPLLKRNLEAREKLNRPLVRMYQRHVGTQLPEATRLAQGTDLLTRHNLHMEKNLKELRTTHDNLAWSLNCKKIGHDVDYDVVRLRLRQRHPHVCYEQAQRLVSDWDPRTPQRSQTNTASK, from the exons ATGCCTGTGATGCTCCCTTCCACCGACCGGGGCCAGGACTCGCGCGTTGGGGCACCAGAATGGCGCCAGGCGGCCAAGGCTACGTCTCGCAAGGCACACCTTCTGACCGATCGCTGTGGGCAGGAGGCAGTGACCATGTGGCAGCCCAAGGACAGTGTGCTGGACCCGAACGTGGCGCACCACCTGGGCCGAGCCGCATACATGGAACCCTGGCGCTTTCGGGTAGAGATGCTCAAAGGAGGCGGCACCCTGGAAAAGCCACCGCCCGGAGAAGGCGTCACCCTATGGAAAGGGAAGATGAAGCCCCCTGCCTGGTACGCGCGCCTACCGCTGCCTATGCATCGCGACGCGCGTGCCCAGCAAACCGCCGAGGTGgtgcacgcgcacgcacgcgGGGCGCGCCTCACCGCCGCCCGCCTGGGCCGGGCGCAGCACCAGATCAATGGGCAGCTGCGGCTGCTGCTGCGCCAGCGCGAGGCCACCGACCGCAGGCTCAGCGAGGTGCGCAAGGGCCTGCTCATCAATCAGCAGAGCGTCAAGTTGCGGGGCTACCGACCCAAGTCTGAGAAG atcCCAGATAAAGCTGACAACATGCTTGTCTGGGAGAAAGGGGAGCTGAAGTCCatgaagagaaaaatggagaaagacaTGGAAAAGTCGGAGGCCTTGCTCAAG GCTCTGGCCTCCTGCAGGGACACTCTGGACTTCTACTGTCAGGAAAGGCTGCAAGCTGTGGGACTCATGAACCAGCCACTGGACAAGGTTCTGGAGCAGGCTGGCCGGCACTCCTGGGTAGACATCACCCGACCCCCGACTCCTCGAACTCAGGGCTTGAAAACGCCTCCTCCTGACCCCGTTGGCACGTACACCCCAG CATGCGCTAAGGCCTTGTTTGAAGCCAAGCGTTTGTTGATGGAGTCCAAGGACATCTTAACAGAGATGGCAAAGAACGAGGCAGACATTCAAAATCAACAACAGCAGATAAGCGACCGCGTATGCAACACGCTGGCACAGAAGATGCGCGAGACCTTGGAGTTGAAG GAAAGAATGACCATGACTTTAGGGCTAATGAGGGGAACTATCCACCGGTGCATGAAGTTCAATCAAGAGATGTACGTCACGCGGGGCATCATCAAG GGTCCTCTGTTGAAAAGAAACCTGGAGGCGCGAGAGAAACTGAACAGACCCTTGGTTCGCATGTATCAGAGACATGTGGGCACCCAGCTCCCGGAGGCAACTCGCCTCGCCCAG GGTACTGACCTGCTGACCCGCCACAACTTGCACATGGAAAAGAACTTAAAAGAGCTCCGTACAACCCACGACAACCTCGCCTGGAGCCTCAACTGCAAAAAGATAGGGCACGATGTGGACTACGATGTGGTGCGTCTGCGCCTACGCCAGCGCCACCCGCACGTGTGCTACGAGCAGGCGCAGCGCCTGGTCAGCGACTGGGACCCTCGCACACCACAGCGCAGCCAAACCAATACCGCCTCCAAGTGA